A window of the Sabethes cyaneus chromosome 1, idSabCyanKW18_F2, whole genome shotgun sequence genome harbors these coding sequences:
- the LOC128744393 gene encoding uncharacterized protein LOC128744393, giving the protein MRQLSKRIQEKSETAEDEELCKVRMLRKELRILDDEFRTLSKATSYEATPLVIGFEFPIACEEDIERLETTVKSDSSIRKQYIQYLQIMKPLRLTIVHAFNKFFTDKAMTNYNWHGLEKAEFPRAPKKAMQKYDIFYACMMEAWKSHGIDKAQLVEQLKKTVYHICRRRYTKNQSLKKKCRFIELRE; this is encoded by the exons ATGCGGCAACTGTCAAAGCGAATTCAGGAGAAATCGGAAACTGCAGAAGATGAAGAACTGTGTAAGGTGCGAATGCTTCGTAAAGAACTACGAATACTGGATGATGAATTTCGCACATTATCAAAAGCGACATCTTATGAAGCAACCCCTCTCGTAATAGGTTTTGAATTTCCTATCGCTTGCGAAGAAGATATTGAACGGTTGGAAACGACAGTGAAGTCTGACTCATCTATTCGGAAGCAGTAT ATTCAATACCTCCAAATAATGAAACCGTTACGTTTAACCATTGTGCACGCGTTCAATAAATTCTTCACGGATAAAGCGATGACGAACTACAACTGGCACGGTTTGGAGAAGGCTGAATTCCCACGAGCACCTAAAAAAGCTATGCAAAAATATGATATATTCTACGCTTGTATGATGG aAGCTTGGAAAAGTCATGGAATTGACAAGGCTCAGCTGGTGGAACAACTGAAGAAAACTGTGTACCACATATGTCGACGACGGTACACCAAAAACCAGTCTTTAAAGAAAAAATGTCGTTTTATAGAACTTCGGGAGTGA